The sequence below is a genomic window from Neomicrococcus aestuarii.
ATCCACTCCACCTGATACGGGGAGCTAGTCTCATAGATGGGGACCGTGATGCCGCCAGCGAACCATACGGCCATCTCCGCAAGCGTCCACTCGAAGCGAGTCTTGGACATAATCGCCACGGAATCACCGGCGGACAGGCCAGCGTCGATGAGCCGCTTGGCGCCCGACCGGACCAACGCGAGGTATTCGCTCGTGGAGACGTCCAACCATTCGGATGGGTCGTCCGGATTTCGCACTGCGTAGGGTGCTTGGCCCCCACGCTTGAGACGATCCATCAACAATTGACTGACCGAGTAGTTATCCGGAAGGTCCATTGCCAACGCGGAGGATGATTCACGCACGGGTACTCCTTGACTTGCCTGAGAGAACGGATTTAGCTCCAACTTGGCATCCAAATTCTCAATCGGTATTGATCGTACGGGATGGTTTCACCAGTCCACACTGGCCAAAAGAATGCTGACACCAAGAGCACGGCACCAATGAACAACCCTACGCCCACAAGGCCGATCGTGTGACGGACGGGATCCTGATAGTGGCGGCTGGTGATTCTGCCGGCCAAATACACGATCGCGAGGACCAAGAAGGGCTCGTAGCCAATCGTGTAAAAGAAGAACATGGTGCGTTCCGGATACATGAACCATGGAAGGTACCCGGCGGCGATGCCAGCAAGGATCGCACCGGCCCGCCAGTCGCGGCTGCCGACCCACATGATCAACAGCACCACCATGGCCACGGAGCCCACCCACCACAACAGCGGGTTTGGCAGATCGGTGATGGCCTGACGGCACTGCTCCACCGCGGTGCATCCATCGCTTCCGGTGCTGATTTGTTCAAAGAAGAACAAAACCGGGCGACCCGCGGCGAGCCAAGAGAAGGGGCCGGATTCCCAGTCATGATCAGAGCTCAACTGTTGGTGGAACGCATAGGCGCTGCGGTGATAGTCCGCAAGAGAATTGAGCCAATTCGGCAAGAAGGTAAGGCCTTCGCCGGGGTTTTCGGCGGCCCATTGGCGGTTGTAGCCGTCGGTGGAGAGGATCCAGCCGGTCCACGTGCTCACATACAAGACGGCGATGACGGGCATCATGGTGACGAACGCGAAGGCACCATCACGCAGGACAGCCGCGGTGAGCCAGTGCTTGATGCCGGCCTGACGTCGAGCCTGTGCGTCCCACCACACGGCCAGCAAACAGAACACGGCGATGAACGCGAGCGCGGACCACTTGACGGAGACGGCACCGGCGAGCATCGCGGCGGCGACTAGCCGCCATGGCCGCCACAGAATCCAGGGGCCGTACAAAAGTTGTTTGGGGGTGGGGATTCCGCCGTTTGCGGCGGCCTGGGCAGCAACTCGGGCAGCGAGTTTGCGGCGCCCGTCATCGCGGTCAACCAACAGGAAGTACAGGGCTGCCACCACGAAGAACATGAGGAAAATATCCAGCAGTCCCGTGCGGGAGAGCACTAGTTGGTGTCCGTCCACGGCCACCAACAATCCGGCGAGCGCGCCGAGCGCTACGGACCGGAACATGCGTTGGGCAATCAGCGCGGTGAAGAGCACGGCGAGCGTGCCAAAGAACGCCGGGCCGGAGCGCCAGCCCATGCCGTTTTCCCACCCGAAGACCAGCATGCCAAGCGCGATCATCCACTTGCCCAGAGGCGGGTGAACCACATATTCGGGGCCACCGGCTAGGACGGGTGCGCCGGCGAGGAAACCTTCGTTGGGGTCTTCTGGCCACTGCAGCTCGTACCCGGCCTGAAGCATGGTGTACGCGTCTTTGACGTAGTAGGTCTCATCAAAGATCAGGGCGTGCGGGTGATCTAGATTGATGAACCGCATGATGCCCGCAAGAACGGTGATCAGCAGCGGGACAATCCAGCCCAGCCGGCCGGCGGACCAGCGGCGCATTCCGCGGGGGAGCTCGAGGAGCCGCGCCAGCAGGGATTCTTCGGTGAAAGCCTGTTTCGGATCGACGACGCGACGCGCGGCGTCCGGTTTCACAAGGCTCACCCTGTGAACTTTACCGGCTAACACTTCCCAAACTGGGCAACTCCTCGAGCGTCCATGGAATTCATGGCAGTTGTTGAGAAAGGATGCGCCAGCGCTACTAGCGGCGGGCGACCGTCACGGTGACGTTCGGGCAACCGGCTGCCAAGCGAGTCAGTGCCGCCTTCTCCGTGGCGTCCACGGTGAGGCCCCAACGCTTCTTCACGGCAACCCAGCTGGTGACGTACGCGCAACGGTTCTTCGGTGGCAACCACTGCTCGGGGCCGCGCGCTCCCTTGGAGGAGTTCAATGCGCTGGTCTGAGCGTTCAGGGTGCGCTTGTCAGAGATGTCGTTGTAGAACGCCACGCGCTTGGCTTGCGTCCACTTCTTCGCGCCGGATCCCCAGGCTTCGTGGACGGGAACGGTGTGGTCGATCTGAACGGTGGTGGCGCTCGTGTGGATTTTGTTGTCCCACGTGGTCACCCATTTGCCGTACTTCACGCTACAGCGGCGCGAAGAGGTGTAGGTGGCCGTGACGCGGGTTTCCTGCAAGAGGACTTCGTGGCGCGAGTTTTGGCAGTCCTTGTTGGCGTCGATCCACTGACCGAAGTAACGGTCGCGGTCATAGCCAGAGTTAGATTCTGCTGCGACTACCAAAGACTTCACCGCGGTGCGCAACGGTGCGCTGTACGTGGTGCCGGCGTCGGCAGGAGCTGCGCCACTGACGGCGATCAGTGCGATCGCAAGGGTGGAGGCCGCGGTAGCGACGAAAGTGCGAAGAGAAGAGAGAGGCGATGCCAAGGTGTGTGACTCCAGTGATGCTGATGAGT
It includes:
- a CDS encoding dolichyl-phosphate-mannose--protein mannosyltransferase produces the protein MSLVKPDAARRVVDPKQAFTEESLLARLLELPRGMRRWSAGRLGWIVPLLITVLAGIMRFINLDHPHALIFDETYYVKDAYTMLQAGYELQWPEDPNEGFLAGAPVLAGGPEYVVHPPLGKWMIALGMLVFGWENGMGWRSGPAFFGTLAVLFTALIAQRMFRSVALGALAGLLVAVDGHQLVLSRTGLLDIFLMFFVVAALYFLLVDRDDGRRKLAARVAAQAAANGGIPTPKQLLYGPWILWRPWRLVAAAMLAGAVSVKWSALAFIAVFCLLAVWWDAQARRQAGIKHWLTAAVLRDGAFAFVTMMPVIAVLYVSTWTGWILSTDGYNRQWAAENPGEGLTFLPNWLNSLADYHRSAYAFHQQLSSDHDWESGPFSWLAAGRPVLFFFEQISTGSDGCTAVEQCRQAITDLPNPLLWWVGSVAMVVLLIMWVGSRDWRAGAILAGIAAGYLPWFMYPERTMFFFYTIGYEPFLVLAIVYLAGRITSRHYQDPVRHTIGLVGVGLFIGAVLLVSAFFWPVWTGETIPYDQYRLRIWMPSWS
- a CDS encoding HNH endonuclease family protein — its product is MASPLSSLRTFVATAASTLAIALIAVSGAAPADAGTTYSAPLRTAVKSLVVAAESNSGYDRDRYFGQWIDANKDCQNSRHEVLLQETRVTATYTSSRRCSVKYGKWVTTWDNKIHTSATTVQIDHTVPVHEAWGSGAKKWTQAKRVAFYNDISDKRTLNAQTSALNSSKGARGPEQWLPPKNRCAYVTSWVAVKKRWGLTVDATEKAALTRLAAGCPNVTVTVARR